Within Anopheles nili chromosome 3, idAnoNiliSN_F5_01, whole genome shotgun sequence, the genomic segment ACTGATCACGAagcagcacacgcacacacgatcgTACCGCGCTGTTGCATTGACAAGCATGAATATGCTTCGACATAGCGTGAACTATGCTGGGATGCTGCGCAAGGCGATGCCGCACAGTGCAACCGTGTTGAGAAACGATATTTTGGCCAACATGAATTGTTATACTGCACACAACCGCTCATTCTTAACGGGAGTTTACGTTAAGAACAAAGGTTTAACACAAAcctaaataaaattaaaaaaagccaAATTAATTATTAAACGCCTATGCGATAGAGATTTACTCAAAGTTACGGATCGAGAGGCTCGTATCCATCGCAGCATAGTATAACACTTTACGCAATAGCGTGGGAGGATCGCTTCAAACGGTGGGCTACTGAGCTACACCACACATGCGGGGTGTCCAAAAACTGGTACATAtataaaaatgtacaaaaatgaGAGTTGCCCAATATGTtataacacattttatgaagACTTTtgtaaaaagttttttttatcacaatgAAGTGATGGACGACAATTAAACATGCTTGTACtgattgggtttttttttgtgtagtgCAACGATAGCAGAAGAGACTATTCGAAACGCCTCGCATGTATTTACCTGTTCGTGGATAACAAGCACCACGATTTAAGCAAagttaattgaatttcaatgaTCGGTAAGCGAGGAAGCAATCAGTTAactatttttgatgaattgatgCACAAAGTAAGTCTCTCGTTGATCATGTGATATGTTAGATTTATATGTGATAACACTAAGGAAACGTATTTAAGCACAATCAAACTATCTTAAGTCTTGGAAACTAGCTGTAGCTTGGTTGAAATTAAAAGAGAAAAGTAAAAAGTtgcaaaaagtaaaattagaaatcgaaaagggggaaaaaaagaaaactgggAACCAAATAATGCTTCAGATTATAGCTCATTTCACCCGGTAAAGAAATAAGAAATATCTTCGAACTATTTGTATTACACCGTTTAGTAAATACCGACTTATTTTCACTGGAAAGCACCTTATCCAAGAGTAAAAAGGGATTTTCGacaagttttttgttttatttccattcagCCGTACTCGAACTGTGATAATTTGTATCGCACTTTTCTTACTTTCGTTTTAGATATCTCTCTTCGGTGCGACCTTGCGGCCCGCagacttttccttttttacgtTACAACACCCGGCCGGGGTGGTGCGTGGTCAGATCGACACTACGCCACAGCACCCTAGATAGGTTTTGCGTAATGACGCTCTTTATACTTCTGCTACAATACCCCATTTTGCTTCAGCTGCCGTAGCATTTTACCCCGATactacacatatatatatttacactccgatcttcttcttttttcattctatCCCAAACAAACCCTCCACTACATATGGCTGGCATTTGCACACGTTTTTCCGACATAATTTCGACTGTGATTGCAAAACGTGCCAAACGTATTGCTTTCAATAGTGCGGTCGGAAACAGTGCCATCAGCAACACCTCTTCAGCGCGATAAAGCTCCActcgctttatttttcttcatttgatCCTATCTAGTACTTACATTGCGCCACAACTCACTCACAGACCCACGCTACTGTCGAAGGGACATGCCCATTGTCAGCGCTAAACCATTATTGTATTCACATCACGAAACAGTGCGCCACACTGCCGGTtcagcaaaagcaaagcaaaatggcGCGTTCAACTCTCTGCCGCTCTGTGCGCAATGATAAAAGCTCCCGGCAACACTATGCCTCCATTGCATTCCCGCCCAGAATGGCTTGCGACAGGACGTCCATCTAAATCATTCATTCTGCTCGATTGCAAAGCTGACTATATGTAGATGTGATCCTTCAGTTCACAAACATAGCTGACGAGATGGGATGAGAATCGAGACGAGTTGTGttcaaaaggacgaaaaatgttcgtttttcctgTGGGCAGTCTACTACACCGCTTAATGACACGTGGCCCTCTGTTTTAAGgatatttgttttgttctttttttgtatttttgttgcttttttgtatgCTTTATAGCGCTCGCTTTCGCGTCTTCTCGATATGTCAATAATTTGCTTtcgggtttcgttttttgttttactttttaccGTTTACTTTTTTGGTATGTCTCTTCAATCATTGAACTGTGCCTTGCGTCCCCGTCCCCTTCAAGAATGGTAATTGATAATGTACGTTCCGAGCGATAGGACATCGTAGAACATCGTGAAGCTGGTACATTTTCAATCGCTTAAACAGGGCAGTATTGTACAGAACGAGTTGTGGATCCAATCGGACGGGTTTACCACTGATCCCATTTTGCTTCATGGTGAGTTGCTGGAACATTAATTAAGTACCATGTGTTAATcacgaaaacgaacgaaacggaacggtcCGATGTAAGTACTAGCGCGACAGTTTGTTCCGCTGCCgagttcgttcgctttcttgCGCGCTCTCGTTCTAACCGCCCGATATTCGTCCTTCTTCTGCTAGGCATTTACAAATATCGAGCACTTACAATCTCTCGCGTTAAATCATACGTTTGTTTCAAACAAATAGCGCCCATTAATGGTACCACTACATTATTGGTTAGTAATCGTTCGTTTTCTCCCAACCTTCCTGTTTCTGTTGTACTAACAAGTGGAGTTTCTTGAATTTATAATCAATTAACAGAAAGCATAATAATATCACTACAAAGTTATGGCTCTAACGTGATTTTCTCCGTTTTCGTTTTAGTTCTGTCGCTGcatcccacacacgcacacacaataCACGTAAGCTCGTCAACATTACATGGGTACTCACCGCTATCGTTCACCAGGATCACACTGTGTCCAAATCGGCACAGTtccggaaaacggaaaaacgcacTCCTTTCCAGACGCTCTCGCTCACTGTATAGACGAGCGGACGAGGAGCGCGCTTTTCAATCAGCCATAGCCGCACGTCGAAGGTTGGGTTTTGGGAGAGTCTTAACTGATTAAATAACCACTGGCACAACCTACCGGCTACTAATAGATATCGGCAATTATAAGAATCGCATTGAGGTATGTTGATTAAAAGATAATTGCTTTCTCCTTACAGCGCGGGAGCTATCCGCGCGAAGGATTGTCAAAAGTAAAATgtgcttctctttttctcccacGGGGAAAGACTCGATGCGTTAAAATCGATATTGCTAATCGATCGAGCTAGCAACGTAGACGCGACCGAAGCAGACGAAGCGGAAGGCCACCGTTACGATCGAACCAAGTAAAACTAGTCAAGTCAGAGCTGACGAACGGAGGAACCGAGTTAATACTAGCAACATATAATACACCTGATTCCCCTGATCACAGCGGCTTAATGGACAGTGGGACACAGCGGGCTCGCTGGCTGACTAAACTGCCTGAACTATGCGTAAACCTTACAAAGCGCGTCTCTTTTTTTACAAGCTGTACAATGCCCTGCTATCTAACTGCTACCACCTTTTCCGGTTACCCGCTATGCACAATTAGTGCTTTCACCCATATCGATCGATTGAGTCAGGCATTCGTTTTAGCTAAAGTAGTGGAATACGTTCACGACTCCCGGATGCATCGTGCCGTTCGTTAAGACGTCACCGACAGGTCCTCCTTCAGCCACTGAGGGATCGGTCGTGACCCAAGCTTCTTCAGCAGCTTCACCAGCGCTTGGTTGTGAATGCGATAGTacctaaaataaaaaaaagtaacgcGCCATTAGATAATCGAACCATTGGTAGGCAACATAACGTTACACGTACTTTTGCAGCATTTTCGAGCTGCGATCGTCCATCGGTGGGTACTGGCGGCCTTTCGACTTCCCGAGACACTTGTTGCGGTTCTCCGACACCACCTGGCAGTAGAAGCCCTTCTTATTGTCGAATCGCAGATGCCGGCTGTAGTCGTAATGGGGCAGCTTCAGGAAGCGCTGCAGGTCAGTCATGACCGCGACCGGGTTCGACTTTAGCTGCTCCCCGTCAATGATGTACAGTTGCTGCTGCGGGTAGCACGCCAGCCACCGTTCTAGATGTTGCGCATACTTTCCCGGATTGAGGCAGCGGTTTCGTAGGTCCCGCAGCGCTTTCGGTTCCGCTTCCGAGGCAGTGATGACCTAATGAgtgcggaaaaaaaggacatcgtgtTAGAATCGTGCAAGCAGCCCACGTGCGACGGTGCACTTACCTGGTAAAAGCTGTAGTTGTTCGCGACGGGATCCCCGTGTGCCTTGATGTGCTGATACCAGGAGTAGGCGCGTTTCGCGGGCGATATCAGTATCGTCACCAGTTGCGCCTTTGGCAGCAGCGCGTGGGCACGCTTCGGCACGAGATCTCCATCGAAGTACGTGGCCGACTTTTCGAACATGAACTTGTCGTCCGTGTCGTTCGGTTGCAGGGGGAAAAAGTTCAGATACCAATCCAACCCCCGGTAGTAGTTGTTCCCGTTGAAGAACTGAATCTCCTCGAACGTGTCCGTGTTCGGTAGGTTGCTAGCGACCGCCGGGTGCATGCTGAGAAACGTGTAGAACGCCGTCGAGCCCGTTTTCTGCGGCCCGAGACCGAGCAGCTTCGGTAGCGTCGTGTGCCGTTTGTTCCCGGACCAGATCTTCGCGTGGCGTGGATCATCCGCCGGGTTGCCCCAGATCGGATCGCGCTCCTCCGGGTGCAGCTTGAAGTACAGCTCGCCGAGCTGCAGCGGTGGCACGGACGTAAGCTTCAGGTTGGTCCAGCAACGCAGGAACTTGATGACGGACTCGAACGTGTACAGCGCCAACCGATCATTGCCATAGTTCGACATGTGCGTCATGAAGATGTTGATCGGGTTGTACACGATCGTCTGGAACAGCTCGCCACCACGGATCGATTCATCCAGCTTGTCCCGTCCGCCCGGGTAGCTGTCGATGCAGATGGTGTGCGTGAACAGACCGCATGTTTGCCGTGGTAGCACCATAATGTTGCGATGAATGAAGCCCCGTCGCAATCGGGCAGGCCGCAGATGCGGATACTCCTCCGTCGAAGTGACTTTGATGTTCCACACCTTCTTCCACGCGGTGTAAAGCAGCTCGTGCGCCGGATAGACACCCGAGTGATGCGGTGACACCGAGTACCCCGAATCGGTCGGGATACCGTGCTCCTTGGCGAAGTCCTTGTTCAGCATCATATCGTTCATGAGCTGCGTTACGTTCTCGTACAAATGCGGCTGCTGGTGGTTCCACATGTGCGAAAACCAGTTGAACTGGGCCACGTTGCGCAGCAGCATATCATCACCTAGGTTTTCCTCGTGCGTCCCGTGATGGAAATACTTTCCCGAAAAGCCCAAGTTAAACCGGAACCCAGGCACCATCTCGGCGATGCGGTTTTGCGTCGCAATCAGCGCATGCACGTCGTCCGGCTTCAACCGAGTGCCCTTTTCTCCGACGAAGATATCGTCGATGTCGATCAGGATGCGTCGATCGAGGTTTAAGCTCAATTGCCCGTGGCTCAGGTAGGACAGCGAATCGAGAAACAGTAATCGGTGGAGCCAGAACTTTAGCCCCGAACCGAACAGTATCCGCTGGATGCCATCGAGCTGGCCGTGATCCTGCAGGACGGTTGCTAGCGGCGGTTGTGCCACACCGTCCGTCGGATAGTCCATGACGTTCTTCTGGGCCCACTCGAGCGGTTCGTAGCCGCTGTGGTTGTGCTGGAAGATCGCCCAATCGTTGCCTGGCAGTGGACCCCAGGCCGTATCACCGGCACGCGTCAACCGGAGCACGGGTGAGCCTGGATTGAGGCTTGCGTCTCGCAGTCGTAGGTTTGTGTGCAcgaaaagtggaaaaccgCGCAACTGAGCGCCGACTAGCGTTTCCTCGCTGGGACTCACGAACCCGATGATACCGACCGAGTAGTCCCGGCAGTATTTGTCCAGCAGCTGCCGGTTCCAGTTGTCCATGTTGAGATATTTGTCCAGGTTTTCGAACACGATCACACCGTACCGGCCTTTGTCCTGGTTCGTCAGCACTGGCAGGCTTTTTCCCGCCACTTCCACTTTGTACCTATTGGtgcgagagaaagatagaaaaaaaaaccggatgTCCGGATGTTTAAAAATCGGATTAAATCGCATTGTTACGGGTTTGCGCTTTCATTGGTTCGCGTGTCCAGTGGGGCGGAAAAAGTGTCTATCCACTTAACGGAATGTCCGCTGGTTAGCCACAACCACCACTCGATACATTCAACCACAAATGGATGGTTACGAGTGCGCTGGATTTATGTAAGTCTGTAGTAGctacacaacaaaaaaaattgtactGAGCCCACAAAACCGATGGAATGGAGCCACATTCATTAAATAAATGCCATCACTAGGTGTCGTGaaactctttttttgtttagtgttTTAAGTCATTTGCCCCGTAGTCAATAGAAAACAAGTGCGCTTCAAACGTGGGAAAATGACACATTTCTTCACCATTAAGTGAAAATTTCCTCTCACAGTCAAACATTTTCGCCAACCCGTCCCATCTGCTTACCGTCCTTATCGGGTCCATTAAAGTCCCATTTCTACCGCATCGCCATATACCGCGGTCGCATTTTGAAACGGAGACCAAACAAAAGTACCAGGGCCACCGGTGGCATGTTTGTGACACGAGATTTCACCATCAGCTAGCTCGCAAACCCACCGACCAGGACGCTCGCTCGGACACAATATGATTTATCGCACGCAGTTCACACCGCGCGCGTCCCTCACTCATAATCGAGACAAAAACATATTAATCTTCATTCGTACTCGGTCAGTTCGTATTTCAAACCGACGGACCACCAGCGAGCAGCGAAGCCGGGTGCTCGTCCATACCTTCGGCAAACAAGGCATAGATATGCAGATGGGACCGCTTTTCAGCGCGCGGGTCCGTTCCATATTCGCCCATATTAATGGCACTTTCACCGACGCT encodes:
- the LOC128723323 gene encoding bifunctional heparan sulfate N-deacetylase/N-sulfotransferase, whose amino-acid sequence is MKASESTVQLWSATSSPSSSTENLYGRAHPDPEAHPQQWVGGDGASQRPGHDQQQGASPQPHTTADASLTGRTQPANEHITLNLAGSSADLRSMKGGGRPRASSRSSDLHSSVSAPVTGEAFYGVSVAPSSAAFGLTSVNSNHGSGGLSGSGGRNRHGGYNGSYSNGGIAGFSINGTGGDRSSCLPVLSLCYISRMRMFVMLLALTCISVFLFAQSMDSSPITSLMHREARPPAPQIHCRMLNGKPAIDGALTPDHRSEARLRIDPKVLVFVETTYTQLGKSITELLVHNRIKYKVEVAGKSLPVLTNQDKGRYGVIVFENLDKYLNMDNWNRQLLDKYCRDYSVGIIGFVSPSEETLVGAQLRGFPLFVHTNLRLRDASLNPGSPVLRLTRAGDTAWGPLPGNDWAIFQHNHSGYEPLEWAQKNVMDYPTDGVAQPPLATVLQDHGQLDGIQRILFGSGLKFWLHRLLFLDSLSYLSHGQLSLNLDRRILIDIDDIFVGEKGTRLKPDDVHALIATQNRIAEMVPGFRFNLGFSGKYFHHGTHEENLGDDMLLRNVAQFNWFSHMWNHQQPHLYENVTQLMNDMMLNKDFAKEHGIPTDSGYSVSPHHSGVYPAHELLYTAWKKVWNIKVTSTEEYPHLRPARLRRGFIHRNIMVLPRQTCGLFTHTICIDSYPGGRDKLDESIRGGELFQTIVYNPINIFMTHMSNYGNDRLALYTFESVIKFLRCWTNLKLTSVPPLQLGELYFKLHPEERDPIWGNPADDPRHAKIWSGNKRHTTLPKLLGLGPQKTGSTAFYTFLSMHPAVASNLPNTDTFEEIQFFNGNNYYRGLDWYLNFFPLQPNDTDDKFMFEKSATYFDGDLVPKRAHALLPKAQLVTILISPAKRAYSWYQHIKAHGDPVANNYSFYQVITASEAEPKALRDLRNRCLNPGKYAQHLERWLACYPQQQLYIIDGEQLKSNPVAVMTDLQRFLKLPHYDYSRHLRFDNKKGFYCQVVSENRNKCLGKSKGRQYPPMDDRSSKMLQKYYRIHNQALVKLLKKLGSRPIPQWLKEDLSVTS